The Echinicola jeungdonensis genome segment GGGATTTCAGTGGAATTAATGACCTGATGCTTTCCAAAAAAGCATATTTGGAGGAATTTTATAACCTTAACCTGGATAAAAAATTAAGTCCCAAACAGATCACCACTTACACTTCAGTGGGTGGAACTCCTCATTTGGATGAAATGGGGTATACAGTTTTTGGAAAAGTGGTCAAAGGCCTGGATGTTGTTGATAAAATTGCCGAAGAAAAAACCAATGCCAAAGACCAACCAATTGATCCGGTTTATATCACAGTGACTGTCGAGGAGGTTTCAAAAACAAAAATCACCGAGGAATACGGATTTGAATACCAAAAAAATGAATAAACCCAACCTGATCATTACAGGAGCCAATGGCCTTTTGGGCCAGAAATTGGTTAAAAACCTCCTGGAAAAGGATAAATTCCATGTCATTGCCACAGGTAGGGGAAAATGCAGACTTCCCCACTCATGGAAAGGTTATACTTATTGTTCCATGGATATCACAAAGGCTGGTGATGTGCAAGAGGTATTTGACCAATATAAGCCGGAAATCCTTATTCATGGCGCTGCCATGACAAATGTGGACCAATGTGAATCAGAAAAGGGAGCCTGCTACCTCCAAAATGTTGAAGCCATAAAGCATTTGGTAAAAGCCTGTGAGCAACATCAAACCTATATGGTCCACCTTTCTACTGATTTTATTTTTGATGGAGCAGATGGTCCTTATACTGAGGAAGCTAAGCCTAACCCCATCAATTATTATGGGGAAACCAAGCTCCAGGCCGAGCAAATAATTGAAAGCTCCAACATTTCCTGGGGCATTGCCCGGACCGTTTTGGTTTATGGGATTTCCCATGACATGAGCCGTTCCAATATTATTCTTTGGGTAAAAAAATCCCTAGAAGAAGGCAAAACCCTACAACTGGTCAATGACCAACTCCGCACCCCCACTTTGGCCGAGGATTTGGCGGAAGGCTGCATTTTAATGGCGGAAAAAAAAGCAAAGGGCATTTTTAATATTTCTGGAAAGGACCTTTTGACCCCCTATCAAATGGCCATACAGACTGCTGAGTTCTTTAAATTAGATATTTCCAAGATCCAAAAAGTCGATTCCAGCACCTTTACTCAAGTAGCAAAAAGGCCCCTCAAAACGGGATTTTCTATAGAAAAAGCGAAGGATCAGTTAAAATTTAAGCCAAAAAGTTTTAAAGAAGGAATTGCAATTCTGGCAAAACAACTTAATTTAGCCAATTGTTGAAAAAACAGGTTTTTCAACCTTAATACCGTCAAAACAATTCATTGGCTGCCTAACACATTACTTAACCAACAGGCTATCAATGAATTCCCTAGAACAAGTCGATGAAACTATCCTTGAGGCATTATTGTTGATTTGCATTCATCAAGTCTTATTGGATGAGTATGAGATTGATGGTAAAAGGAAATGAAAACAGGGGGATATTCCCCAAATAATCCAAAAACACAATCAAACTTAGAATCATTATGTATAGAAGATTTCTATCCTTGTTACTTTTTTTAATGCCATTTAGCATATTTGCTCAGGAGGCACCTGTAGAGGAAGAATTGAGTTTTGCACAGCGCATTGACCAGTCTTTCCAGCCAATTGCAGATGGTTGGGAAAGCTTTGTGTTGTACCCAATCCCAATTGGGGATTATAGTATTCCCTTTATCCTCATTCTGTTGGTTTCTGGTGCTACTTTTTTCACCATTTATTTCAGCTTTCCTGCCTTCACCAAAATGAGGCTTTCTATCAATACGGTCAGGGGAAAGTATGATGAGTTAGAGAAAAACTACAAAGACCCTGACAAAGCGGGTGAAGAGGTCGATGAAAGTAAGGAGGGGGAAGTGAGCCACTTTCAGGCATTAGCTACTGCAGTTTCAGGTACCGTAGGATTAGGGAACATTGCCGGAGTGGCAGTGGCAATTGCCATTGGTGGTCCTGGAGCAACTTTCTGGATGATCGTTTGTGGTATCCTAGGAATGAGTAACAAATTTGTGGAGTGTACCCTGGGGGTAAAATACCGGGACGTGGATTCCCAAGGAACCGTTTACGGTGGCCCAATGTACTATCTTTCCAGAGGGCTAAAAAATATTGGTAAAAAAGGCCGTTTAGGCCAGGCACTAGGAGGTCTTTTCGCCATTTTCTGTGTCGGCGCTTCCTTTGGCGGGGGAAACACCTTCCAATCCAATCAGGCAGCATCCCAGCTTTCCCACCTTTTGGGAATTGATTTCAGGACCTATGGTTTCTACATTGGTATTGTTTTGGCTATCCTGGTAGGGGTTGTAATCATTGGTGGAATCAAAAGGATTGCCACCATAACTGAAAAAATTGTCCCTTTCATGGCCATCATATATGTACTTGCCTCCCTGGTTATCTTGGGTGCCCATTATGACTATATTGATGATGCATTTGGATTGATTATGAAAGGCGCCTTTACTCCATTTGCTGGCTTAGGCGGTTTTGTTGGGGTATTGATAGTAGGCTTCCAGCGCGCGGCCTTCTCCAATGAAGCAGGTGCAGGATCTGCTGCTATTGCCCACTCCGCAGTAAAAACAAAGTTCCCCGCAAGTGAGGGTGTAGTTGCTTTGCTTGAGCCACTAATTGACACCGTTATTGTATGTACGATGACCGCTCTGGTAATCATCTTCTTCAACATTGATGGAGGATTAGGCAATATGCAAAGTGTCTTTAAGTACGGTGGAGATGGAAATGGAAACGTAACACTACTTGATGGAGGAGCTTCCATTGGTGGGGTAGAATTGACTACCATGGCCTATGATACAGCCATTCCTAATTTCTCCTATGTATTAACGGTTGCCATTATCCTATTTGCTTTTTCCACCATGATTTCCTGGTCATATTATGGTTTGCAGTCATGGAAATACCTATTTGGAAGAAGCAAGACTTCCGATTTAACTTACAAAGTATTGTTTGTGCTTTTTGTTGTTGTAGGAGCATCTACCACCCTAAACGCAGTGGTTAAATTCTCTGATGCAATGATTTTGGCACTTGTATTCCCTAACATGATCGGACTGTTCCTCTTGTTCCCACAAGTGAAAAAAGAGTTGAAAAAATACACTAATGCCATCAAGGACCAAATCAAAGGGGAGCCAGTGGAAGTCACAGAAAAAAATAAAGAAGAAGTAAGTGGATAATACTATTCCTTGCCAAGGGCAATTTCTCTTGGCAAGGTATTTGAATATTGCGTTAGTGTAAAGTAGTATTGTACTTAAAACAACCCAAGCAATGAAAAAAGTATTGTTCGTTATTCTGGCATTTTTAGCCATTGGTGCTGTTCAGGCACAGGACTTTTCTATTGGTCCAAAAGTGGGTATTTCCCAAGGAAACATTAGTGTTGATGGAGACGGTTATGAAAGTGGCAGTGATAAATTAGGTTATCACGTGGGTGCTTTCGTTAGAATGGGCGGTAATTCCCTATATGTACAACCGGAAGTTTTATATACCAACACAGGAGGGGAAATAAAACAAACCCAAGGGCCGGAACAAAGAACCTTTGAAGCCTCTTTTGACAGGCTGGACGTGCCAGTAATGGTAGGATTTAAGTTGGCGGATTTCTTCCGGATCCAAGGTGGTCCTATTGCCAGTTTCCTTCTGAACTCCGAATTTTCTGCGGAAGATGAATCACCTGACTTTAATAATTCCACAATTGGATATCAAGCCGGTATTGGCTTGGACATATCCAATATGATCATAGACCTAAAATATGAGGGGGCTTTGAGCAAACAGGCAGAAAGTATCGGCGGCATACCTACCGACCAAAGACAAAATCAGTTGATCCTTTCTTTAGGTCTCCGGTTGTTTTAAAACCCAACCACGAAATTTGATATCAAAAAGCCCGGAAAAAACCGGGCTTTTTTTTTATTAAGATTGTCGAATTGGAAAACAACCCAATATCAAATCGACAGCATTGTCTTTACTTTTGAATCCTTATTTTAATCTAACTCAGGGCTCAATTCATTTTTTATACTTCATCCATTCCCTTCCGGGGTTTTTCTTTTAACTTTTTGTATTCTGAAGGGGTCATACCGGTAACTTTTTTAAACTGGGAAGACAAATGCTGAACACTACTGTATCCCAATTTCCAGGCCATTTCACTTAAATTTAGTTCTTGATAAAAAAGCCATTCCTTTACCTTTTCTATCTTCAGATTAATAAAATACTTTTCTATAGTTACCCCCTCCAAGGTACTGAAAAGATGGCTCAAGCTACTGTAATCTTCAGTAAGGTGCATGGTAATCCATTCCGACATATTGATTTCACCGGAGATTTCATCCTTTTGAAGTAACTGATGTAATTGGTTTTTTATGGTTTCTATTTTTTGGTGTTCTTTGGCCTTTAGAATTTCAAAACC includes the following:
- a CDS encoding SDR family oxidoreductase — its product is MNKPNLIITGANGLLGQKLVKNLLEKDKFHVIATGRGKCRLPHSWKGYTYCSMDITKAGDVQEVFDQYKPEILIHGAAMTNVDQCESEKGACYLQNVEAIKHLVKACEQHQTYMVHLSTDFIFDGADGPYTEEAKPNPINYYGETKLQAEQIIESSNISWGIARTVLVYGISHDMSRSNIILWVKKSLEEGKTLQLVNDQLRTPTLAEDLAEGCILMAEKKAKGIFNISGKDLLTPYQMAIQTAEFFKLDISKIQKVDSSTFTQVAKRPLKTGFSIEKAKDQLKFKPKSFKEGIAILAKQLNLANC
- a CDS encoding alanine/glycine:cation symporter family protein; this translates as MYRRFLSLLLFLMPFSIFAQEAPVEEELSFAQRIDQSFQPIADGWESFVLYPIPIGDYSIPFILILLVSGATFFTIYFSFPAFTKMRLSINTVRGKYDELEKNYKDPDKAGEEVDESKEGEVSHFQALATAVSGTVGLGNIAGVAVAIAIGGPGATFWMIVCGILGMSNKFVECTLGVKYRDVDSQGTVYGGPMYYLSRGLKNIGKKGRLGQALGGLFAIFCVGASFGGGNTFQSNQAASQLSHLLGIDFRTYGFYIGIVLAILVGVVIIGGIKRIATITEKIVPFMAIIYVLASLVILGAHYDYIDDAFGLIMKGAFTPFAGLGGFVGVLIVGFQRAAFSNEAGAGSAAIAHSAVKTKFPASEGVVALLEPLIDTVIVCTMTALVIIFFNIDGGLGNMQSVFKYGGDGNGNVTLLDGGASIGGVELTTMAYDTAIPNFSYVLTVAIILFAFSTMISWSYYGLQSWKYLFGRSKTSDLTYKVLFVLFVVVGASTTLNAVVKFSDAMILALVFPNMIGLFLLFPQVKKELKKYTNAIKDQIKGEPVEVTEKNKEEVSG
- a CDS encoding porin family protein → MKKVLFVILAFLAIGAVQAQDFSIGPKVGISQGNISVDGDGYESGSDKLGYHVGAFVRMGGNSLYVQPEVLYTNTGGEIKQTQGPEQRTFEASFDRLDVPVMVGFKLADFFRIQGGPIASFLLNSEFSAEDESPDFNNSTIGYQAGIGLDISNMIIDLKYEGALSKQAESIGGIPTDQRQNQLILSLGLRLF
- a CDS encoding helix-turn-helix domain-containing protein, which gives rise to MEEILIKNMVCPRCIMAVEDSLQREKIGYEKVMLGKVFLPIQPTQDQFEKWETQLNKLGFEILKAKEHQKIETIKNQLHQLLQKDEISGEINMSEWITMHLTEDYSSLSHLFSTLEGVTIEKYFINLKIEKVKEWLFYQELNLSEMAWKLGYSSVQHLSSQFKKVTGMTPSEYKKLKEKPRKGMDEV